One region of Streptomyces sp. NBC_00442 genomic DNA includes:
- a CDS encoding lipase maturation factor family protein: MEWFSSPAYWLGRLVFQRSLAAVYLVAFVAAARQFRALIGERGMLPVPDFVRRVPFRDAPSLFHLRYSDRLFATCAWAGALLAAAVVAGAADAVPLWAAMLFWAVLWALYLSIVNVGQTWYGFGWESLLLEAGFLAVFLGNDEVAPPVILMWLLRWVLFRVEFGAGLIKMRGDSCWRDLTCLYYHHETQPMPGPLSWFFHRLPKPVHRVEAAANHVVQLVVPVALFTPQPVAGAAAVLIVCTQLWLVLSGNFAWLNWLTIVLAASAVDGPRLAGAPPLPGPPLWYATVVVLVAVLALALSYRPARNLLSRRQRMNTTYEPLHVVNSYGAFGSITRIRHEVVVEGTADARITPQTVWREYTFHGKPGDVRRLPRQFAPYHLRLDWMLWFVALSPSYGYSWFSAFVERLLTHDRDTLRLLRHNPFPDGPPLFVRARVWRYRFTTWQELRTTGAWWHRESPREFLPPTSLR; encoded by the coding sequence GTGGAGTGGTTCTCGTCGCCGGCGTACTGGCTCGGCAGGCTCGTGTTCCAGCGCTCTCTGGCGGCGGTGTATCTGGTGGCGTTCGTCGCGGCGGCGCGTCAGTTCCGCGCGCTGATCGGTGAACGCGGCATGCTGCCCGTGCCCGACTTCGTTCGGCGCGTGCCGTTCCGTGATGCGCCCAGCCTCTTTCATCTGCGGTACTCGGACCGGCTCTTCGCGACGTGCGCCTGGGCGGGAGCGCTGCTCGCCGCGGCCGTCGTGGCGGGGGCCGCGGATGCCGTGCCCCTCTGGGCGGCGATGCTGTTCTGGGCGGTCCTGTGGGCGCTGTACCTGTCGATCGTCAACGTCGGTCAGACCTGGTACGGCTTCGGCTGGGAGTCGCTGCTGCTCGAAGCCGGCTTCCTCGCCGTCTTTCTGGGCAACGACGAGGTCGCGCCGCCCGTGATCCTCATGTGGCTGCTGCGGTGGGTGCTGTTCCGTGTCGAGTTCGGTGCGGGTCTCATCAAGATGCGCGGTGATTCCTGCTGGCGCGATCTCACCTGCCTGTACTACCACCACGAGACCCAGCCGATGCCGGGTCCGCTGAGCTGGTTCTTCCATCGTCTTCCCAAACCGGTCCACCGCGTCGAGGCCGCCGCCAACCATGTCGTCCAACTCGTCGTGCCGGTGGCCCTGTTCACCCCTCAACCGGTGGCGGGCGCGGCCGCGGTCCTCATCGTGTGCACCCAGCTGTGGCTGGTCCTGTCCGGGAACTTCGCCTGGCTGAACTGGCTGACCATCGTCCTGGCCGCCTCCGCCGTGGACGGCCCACGCCTCGCCGGCGCACCCCCGCTGCCCGGCCCCCCACTCTGGTACGCGACCGTGGTCGTCCTCGTCGCGGTCCTCGCGCTGGCACTGAGCTACCGCCCCGCCCGCAATCTCCTGTCGCGCCGGCAGCGCATGAACACCACGTACGAGCCGTTGCATGTGGTGAACTCCTACGGGGCCTTCGGGAGCATCACGCGCATCCGCCACGAGGTGGTCGTCGAGGGTACGGCTGACGCGAGGATCACACCGCAGACGGTGTGGCGGGAGTACACGTTCCACGGGAAGCCGGGTGATGTGCGGCGGCTGCCGCGCCAGTTCGCGCCCTACCATCTGCGGCTCGACTGGATGCTCTGGTTCGTGGCACTCTCGCCCTCGTACGGATACTCCTGGTTCAGCGCGTTCGTCGAGCGGCTCCTGACCCATGACCGCGACACGCTGCGCCTGCTGCGGCACAACCCCTTTCCCGACGGCCCTCCGCTCTTCGTCCGCGCCCGCGTGTGGCGCTACCGCTTCACCACGTGGCAGGAACTGAGGACCACCGGCGCGTGGTGGCACCGGGAGTCACCGCGCGAGTTCCTGCCCCCGACGAGCCTGCGGTGA